One Paenibacillus sp. FSL H7-0737 DNA segment encodes these proteins:
- a CDS encoding helix-turn-helix transcriptional regulator — protein MKLERLISMIYKLLNHEVLSASKLAEEFQVSQRTIYRDIDVICAAGIPVVSYQGTKGGYGIMDGYKMDKSLLRSYDVTSLITVLNSLSSVFEDEQAQGTIERLQTIGTEQQTSSLAVDFETRRMDPDALSLLRTAITERNIVRFDYINVKNERTARNMEPVKLHFKYSNWYIYGYCQERQDYREFRLSRMMNLLLTQNTFHSQHEVPIEAVCSNRVDQVEEVVIRVGPEALAEALDQFHQVDKEFHTDESMTMRIPVYKPLEARWLWSILLSFGSGAEVLEPLALRGILKKQLQNTLNLYEEV, from the coding sequence ATGAAATTGGAACGTTTGATTTCTATGATCTACAAGCTGTTGAACCACGAAGTTTTATCTGCCTCCAAGCTGGCTGAAGAGTTTCAGGTTTCCCAGAGAACTATCTATAGGGATATCGATGTCATTTGTGCCGCAGGCATCCCGGTCGTATCGTATCAGGGAACTAAAGGCGGATATGGCATCATGGACGGATATAAAATGGATAAAAGCCTGCTCCGTTCTTATGATGTCACTTCTTTGATTACCGTGCTGAACAGTCTCTCTTCCGTGTTTGAAGACGAACAAGCGCAAGGAACCATTGAACGGCTGCAAACGATTGGAACAGAACAACAGACTTCTAGTCTAGCGGTGGATTTTGAAACACGTCGTATGGATCCCGATGCACTTTCTCTTTTACGTACGGCTATTACGGAACGAAATATCGTCCGTTTTGATTACATCAATGTAAAAAACGAACGCACAGCCCGTAATATGGAACCAGTAAAGCTTCATTTTAAATATAGCAACTGGTACATCTATGGTTATTGCCAGGAACGACAGGATTATCGAGAGTTCCGGCTATCCCGGATGATGAATTTGCTTCTGACACAGAATACCTTTCATTCCCAACATGAGGTACCCATAGAGGCCGTTTGTTCAAACAGGGTCGATCAGGTTGAGGAAGTCGTGATCCGGGTGGGACCTGAGGCTTTGGCAGAAGCGCTGGATCAATTTCACCAGGTAGATAAGGAATTTCATACCGATGAGAGCATGACGATGCGAATTCCTGTGTATAAACCATTGGAAGCCCGCTGGCTATGGTCAATTCTGCTAAGTTTCGGCAGCGGCGCTGAAGTCCTCGAGCCTCTTGCACTGCGAGGTATCTTAAAAAAGCAGTTGCAAAATACCCTAAATCTTTATGAAGAAGTATGA
- a CDS encoding DinB family protein: MTNHPVEMFNYHIWANQTILGRIKELSPSVLNQEVNSSFPTIAHALSHIYAVDTMWYLVLTGTGMPEAFQKSIPLNMSILDSVDEYANLFAQLSEQYKEWIQNQTDLEQTILLDNPFAGIRQTRLSEIVLHTANHGTYHRGNISTMLRQLGHASTMNDYSLFWYQMPAEAI; the protein is encoded by the coding sequence ATGACCAATCATCCAGTAGAAATGTTTAATTACCACATTTGGGCGAACCAAACGATCTTGGGAAGAATCAAGGAACTCTCTCCCTCTGTGCTAAATCAAGAAGTGAATAGCTCTTTTCCCACCATCGCTCATGCCCTTAGCCATATCTATGCGGTGGATACGATGTGGTATCTGGTTTTAACAGGCACTGGTATGCCTGAGGCTTTTCAAAAAAGTATCCCGCTAAATATGAGCATTCTAGATTCGGTTGATGAATACGCTAATCTTTTTGCCCAGCTATCTGAACAATACAAAGAATGGATACAAAACCAAACCGATTTGGAGCAGACTATTCTACTTGATAACCCATTCGCTGGAATCCGGCAAACACGTCTATCAGAAATTGTGCTGCATACCGCCAATCACGGGACTTATCATAGAGGTAATATATCTACTATGTTACGTCAGTTAGGACACGCTTCTACCATGAACGACTATTCCCTTTTTTGGTATCAGATGCCTGCGGAAGCTATTTAA
- a CDS encoding YdeI/OmpD-associated family protein encodes MQIENLIKVKSREHLRAWLQENCKTEKSCWVLVSMTPTPETLLYLDVVEECLCFGWIDGVKKKVSETELAQRLSPRSKRSSWTELNKERVRRLEKLGLMSDEGRKLLPDMNLASFKVDRVIEQRLKEEQQVFENFLTFPALYKRVRIDTIQSNTHQPELFKRKLDKFIKNTKENKMYGQWHDHGRLLNY; translated from the coding sequence ATGCAGATTGAAAATCTAATTAAAGTGAAATCGAGAGAACATTTAAGAGCTTGGCTTCAGGAAAATTGTAAGACTGAAAAATCTTGTTGGGTACTCGTAAGTATGACGCCAACCCCAGAAACATTGCTATATTTGGATGTGGTTGAGGAATGTTTGTGCTTTGGATGGATCGATGGAGTGAAAAAGAAAGTTTCTGAAACGGAGCTGGCGCAGCGACTGTCTCCCAGAAGCAAACGAAGCTCTTGGACAGAATTAAATAAAGAACGTGTCCGCCGCCTCGAAAAACTGGGGTTAATGAGTGACGAAGGAAGAAAGTTACTTCCCGATATGAATCTCGCTTCTTTTAAAGTCGATAGGGTTATAGAACAAAGGTTAAAAGAGGAGCAGCAGGTATTTGAGAACTTCTTAACCTTTCCCGCTCTTTATAAAAGAGTCAGGATCGACACGATACAAAGCAATACACATCAACCAGAATTATTTAAGCGTAAATTAGATAAATTTATAAAAAACACTAAAGAAAATAAAATGTACGGTCAATGGCATGATCATGGACGGCTTCTAAATTATTAA
- a CDS encoding HAD family hydrolase: MDEKRLIIFFDSGDTIVDESTEIRDEEGIVRSADLIPGADITIQTLHERGYTLALVADGDAQSFKNVFKQHGLSDYFSAMIISENIKAVKPSPRMFKAAIGALDLSEADFSRTVMIGNNLSRDMKGANALGITSIFQSWTPRYSHEPADESERPTYTVSEPLQLLELIERLNAELK; the protein is encoded by the coding sequence ATGGACGAGAAAAGGTTAATTATCTTTTTTGACAGCGGAGATACCATTGTTGATGAATCGACTGAAATTAGGGATGAAGAAGGAATCGTACGGAGTGCGGATCTGATTCCGGGAGCAGATATCACGATTCAGACCCTGCATGAGAGAGGATACACGCTTGCTCTGGTTGCAGACGGTGATGCGCAATCCTTCAAAAATGTATTTAAGCAGCATGGACTAAGCGATTATTTCAGCGCCATGATTATTTCCGAGAATATCAAAGCAGTCAAGCCAAGCCCGCGCATGTTCAAGGCAGCTATTGGGGCGCTTGATTTGTCTGAAGCGGATTTCTCCCGTACCGTTATGATTGGCAACAATCTTAGCCGTGACATGAAAGGGGCCAATGCGCTAGGCATCACCAGCATTTTTCAGAGCTGGACGCCCCGTTATTCCCATGAGCCGGCAGATGAGTCTGAGCGTCCGACGTATACAGTTAGTGAGCCACTGCAATTGCTAGAGTTGATTGAGAGGCTGAACGCTGAGCTCAAGTAA
- a CDS encoding LacI family DNA-binding transcriptional regulator yields the protein MKTTTIYDVAREAGVSIATVSNAINGKGKVSNKKRDEILEVMKRLQYQPSVIASALMGKKTYTIGLLIPDVSNPFFSEIARTVEDLAHSEGYSVIVCSTDNKDERVEKYIRLLEQKNVDGILIGTGVGNADILALHVEKSFPIVMIARETADIAVHRVLNDDFKGGAIAAEHLLEKGHRKMAVLSEDFNVSSSFERVRGFRFGLFEAGISLDPKNIFACESNIKDGKRVASEILRGVERPTALFCCNDLLAIGALQAAKEEGISVPEQLSIIGFDDTILSTVTNPTLTTIAQPMNQMVKMAFDLLIGSLDHTDDIKQRIVLQPELVIRESTGNSPIK from the coding sequence ATGAAAACGACCACGATATATGATGTTGCCAGGGAAGCGGGCGTATCAATTGCTACCGTCTCCAATGCGATTAACGGTAAAGGAAAAGTAAGCAACAAGAAGCGAGATGAAATCCTTGAGGTGATGAAGCGGCTGCAATATCAGCCCAGTGTCATTGCTTCGGCACTAATGGGGAAGAAGACCTATACCATTGGTCTTCTTATTCCAGATGTCTCGAATCCCTTTTTTTCCGAGATAGCTAGAACCGTAGAGGATCTGGCACACTCCGAGGGGTATAGTGTTATTGTGTGCAGCACAGATAACAAAGATGAACGCGTAGAGAAATACATTCGGCTGTTGGAGCAAAAAAATGTTGACGGTATTCTGATCGGAACAGGTGTGGGAAATGCGGATATCTTGGCGCTGCATGTAGAGAAATCCTTCCCCATTGTTATGATTGCGCGGGAGACCGCAGACATAGCTGTCCACCGTGTATTGAACGATGACTTCAAAGGAGGCGCTATTGCCGCTGAACATTTGCTTGAAAAAGGTCATCGCAAGATGGCGGTTTTGTCCGAGGATTTCAATGTAAGCAGCAGCTTTGAGCGGGTCAGGGGTTTCCGCTTTGGATTATTTGAGGCTGGAATTTCACTGGACCCGAAGAATATCTTTGCGTGTGAGTCGAATATCAAAGACGGTAAACGGGTAGCATCCGAGATTCTCCGCGGCGTGGAGCGTCCGACAGCATTATTTTGTTGCAACGACTTGCTTGCCATCGGCGCACTCCAGGCTGCGAAGGAAGAGGGAATATCTGTACCGGAACAGCTCTCTATCATTGGTTTTGACGATACCATTTTGTCAACCGTGACGAATCCAACGTTAACAACTATTGCTCAACCGATGAATCAGATGGTGAAGATGGCATTTGATTTGCTGATCGGCAGTCTGGATCATACAGATGATATCAAGCAAAGAATTGTATTGCAGCCTGAACTGGTGATCCGAGAATCCACAGGCAACTCACCCATTAAATAA